Proteins from a single region of Neodiprion virginianus isolate iyNeoVirg1 chromosome 4, iyNeoVirg1.1, whole genome shotgun sequence:
- the LOC124303928 gene encoding GRB10-interacting GYF protein 2-like isoform X4 produces the protein MKGRTRPFDRSQSERGWSERNGGPEPGDWNGSTSPRKELGRGGGGGSFVEGNWRRQRAGEDDDGWRVASSNRGEKWVRSSWRDGGGSERGDRLERPDGVEGEEVRSGTRWEHRASHRSSHELSHHPPTRTLRTWEPNHHDNHDNLPEWSYSCRATENPSESGGSFDASGAFHGGMYSDDDEDGIISAGGNRESRIRHMSEGNNLSNSKPSSKPLPINHGQTPQTSNRRANINASSTGIRERPKSLQPFEDKESPEVQDKRSVSPSKPLPTQSNTPLKGSSPVVNSLPRKVQSATNLDKVSDKNPVMQNTRNSNKIPGDTPLAKEARTDNTINESSVVGNNDKPVLHSGLKKSKSTLGMMSVTNVRQKSEDDLDRMKEEADALVAKLMADEETHKDQRSNVPPSANNPVPGIASATQEKWFYRDPQGEVQGPFLASEMSEWLKAGYFNVNLLVRRACDERYSMLGDLIKMWGRIPFIPGPPVPPLKVTEPVAIPVPVAIPGALPKAGMEDPSVLYQYQQMCLLQNQLLFRHVRSAVINKLSQSEQWTSMSPADQNQLILQHMLQQPEMAEISPMTVNPFVPTLTAQPANPIMQLFTQMQQAKTQSENHLPPTMHPTTPTHPGTIDTVQQLMQQMRGIQNLHGIQQPSMTPTPASTPEDNPIKSLLRQLNVNGHPQATQIESVWPHPPPPQIAPPQFGNPNWQSQMGPIPAMPPGQLPNSLWDLHTKEMKTEQQILEEQKLKIQEEKKKAQLKKQEELKRQADEESAKRKQDEEAEKARLAEEAAKRTEEERKKKEEEKKRKEEEKRKQEEELKKKEEKKRKEEERKREEKRKQDEENNRKKQEEEKRKREEAKRQEEKQRKEKEKRKKLEEEQKREEEERIKKEEEARRKTEAEEQAKRAEQRRREAEALRKLQERSKAPWAQTPHAPAPSSHASLAEIQRLEREKKAEELRVQQLMQQQMAQQRTAEVAQDAAMAEISKGLQLKWAEKAAPVSKPVVKSLAQIQQEEQERLAKQQERERQEKAAQKEPVVPLQSAGIWGTAAQSLNWNSATNANNQAWSNSTNTTTGGFWDDPISAKMNPTPKHSAKQLATIKAPVNTVQQPQQPQQQQQQQNNKPTKSKNKKEGELVKKIFEQNTAKPDDFTQWCNKALGGLQASVDIPTFVGFLRDIESAYEVKEYVRLYLGDNKQCSEFAKQFLEKRSKWRSAQRPHPQADDLCKPAPAVNPNATATEFQEVKGKAKKPKKGKMYKVDSTILGFSVTAAPDRINVGDRDYGEGV, from the exons ATGAAG GGGAGAACTAGACCGTTCGACAGATCACAGAGTGAACGAGGTTGGTCGGAGAGAAATGGCGGACCTGAACCTGGAGATTGGAATGGTTCTACTAGTCCCAGAAAAGAATTGGGACGAGGTGGAGGCGGCGGGTCATTCGTGGAAGGGAACTGGCGACGGCAGCGTGCTGGCGAAGACGACGATGGATGGAGAGTGGCTTCTAGTAATCGTGGTGAAAAATGGG TTAGAAGCAGTTGGCGTGATGGCGGTGGCTCGGAGAGGGGCGATCGACTGGAACGACCTGATGGCGTGGAGGGAGAAGAGGTGAGAAGTGGTACACGTTGGGAGCACAGGGCTAGCCACAGGTCCTCTCACGAATTATCTCATCATCCACCGACTCGAACTCTTCGGACTTGGGAACCTAACCATCACGACAACCATGACAACCTACCTGAGTG GTCTTACTCTTGCAGGGCAACGGAGAATCCTAGCGAGAGCGGCGGAAGCTTCGACGCGTCGGGAGCATTTCACGGAGGGATGTATTCggacgacgacgaagacggAATAATTAGCGCTGGGGGTAATCGAGAATCGAGGATCCGTCACATGTCAGAAGGAAATAATTTAAGCAATTCTAAACCATCCTCAAAACCCTTGCCTATTAACCACGGACAAACTCCCCAAACTTCCAATCGTCGTGCTAACATAAATGCCAGTAGTACTGGGATTAGAGAGCGACCAAAATCCCTTCAACCTTTTGAGGACAAAGAGAGTCCTGAGGTGCAGGATAAACGTAGCGTATCACCCTCAAAACCACTGCCTACTCAAAGTAATACTCCGTTGAAGGGTTCATCGCCTGTGGTTAACTCGTTACCAAGAAAAGTTCAAAGTGCCACCAATTTAGACAAAGTTTCGGACAAGAATCCAGTTATGCAAAATACACGAAACTCTAACAAAATTCCTGGGGATACACCACTGGCCAAAGAGGCTAGAACGGACAATACGATAAACGAATCATCCGTTGTGGGTAACAATGACAAGCCAGTCTTACATTCCGGTTTAAAAAAGAGTAAAAGTACTTTAGGAATGATGTCTGTCACTAATGTTAGACAAAAGTCTGAGGACGATTTAGATAGGATGAAGGAAGAGGCAGACGCGTTAGTGGCTAAACTAATGGCTGATGAAGAAACCCACAAAGATCAACGATCCAATGTTCCACCTTCGGCGAACAACCCAGTTCCCGGTATCGCGTCGGCCACTCAAGAGAAATGGTTCTACCGAGACCCTCAAGGTGAAGTTCAGGGACCATTTTTGGCTAGCGAAATGTCGGAATGGTTAAAAGCTGGATACTTTAACGTTAATCTACTTGTAAGAAGAGCCTGCGACGAAAGGTATTCCATGCTCGGTGATCTCATCAAAATGTGGGGCAGAATACCATTCATACCTGGTCCACCCGTACCTCCTTTAAAG GTAACGGAACCAGTCGCAATTCCAGTACCCGTCGCAATTCCTGGTGCCCTTCCGAAAGCTGGAATGGAGGATCCGTCGGTCCTGTATCAGTACCAACAAATGTGTTTGCTTCAAAATCAACTGCTTTTTCGACACGTGCGCTCAGCAGTTATAAACAAGCTGTCACAGTCTGAACAATGGACTTCCATGAGTCCTGCAGACCAAAACCAATTAATACTCCAACACATGCTGCAGCAACCTGAGATGGCAGAAATATCCCCAATGACTGTTAATCCATTTGTACCTACGCTCACTGCCCAACCAGCAAATCCCATAATGCAATTATTCACACAGATGCAACAG GCAAAAACTCAATCTGAGAATCACCTCCCGCCAACTATGCATCCGACGACGCCAACCCATCCCGGAACGATAGACACCGTCCAACAACTTATGCAACAAATGAGAGGCATACAAAATTTACACGGCATTCAGCAGCCCAGCATGACACCTACCCCTGCCAGCACGCCTGAAGATAATCCCATCAAATCGTTGCTGCGACAGCTCAATGTTAATGGACACCCACAAGCCACACAAATCGAGTCTGTCTGGCCTCATCCccccccaccgcaaatagcACCACCTCAATTTGGCAATCCGAATTGGCAATCCCAG ATGGGCCCTATTCCTGCCATGCCCCCTGGCCAATTGCCTAATTCACTTTGGGATCTACATACTAAAGAAATGAAGACTGAACAACAGATACTA GAGGAGCAAAAACTTAAAATacaagaggagaaaaagaaagcgCAACTCAAGAAACAGGAAGAATTGAAAAGACAAGCGGATGAAGAAAGTGCTAAGAGGAAACAAGACGAGGAGGCAGAGAAAGCAAGATTGGCTGAAGAGGCGGCAAAGCGTACggaagaggagagaaaaaagaaagaagaagagaagaaacgaAAGGAGGAAGAGAAGCGCAAGCAAGAGGAGGAActgaagaagaaggaggagaaaaagcgcaaagaggaggagagaaagcgggaggaaaagagaaaacaagATGAGGAAAATAACCGTAAGAAACAggaggaagagaagagaaagagggaaGAGGCTAAGAGACAAGAAGAGAAACAGagaaaggagaaagagaagagaaaaaagttggaagaagaacaaaaacgtgaagaagaagaacgaaTTAA GAAAGAGGAGGAGGCCCGCAGAAAGACAGAAGCCGAAGAGCAAGCAAAGCGAGCCGAGCAACGGAGGCGGGAAGCAGAGGCACTTAGAAAATTGCAAGAGCGCAGCAAGGCTCCTTGGGCTCAGACTCCTCACGCTCCAGCTCCATCTTCTCACGCGTCACTTGCTGAGATACAAAGGCTTGAACGAGAAAAGAAGGCT GAAGAATTAAGGGTACAGCAACTGATGCAACAACAAATGGCCCAGCAAAGAACTGCAGAAGTGGCCCAGGATGCAGCAATGGCAGAAATATCGAAAGGTCTGCAACTGAAATGGGCAGAAAAAGCAGCTCCGGTCTCAAAGCCAGTGGTAAAAAGTTTAGCGCAGATTCAACAAGAAGAGCAAGAGCGTCTCGCCAAG CAGCAAGAAAGGGAAAGACAGGAAAAGGCTGCGCAAAAGGAACCGGTAGTGCCACTACAAAGCGCCGGTATCTGGGGCACTGCTGCCCAGTCTTTGAACTGGAACAGTGCTACGAACGCTAACAACCAGGCCTGGTCTAATAGCACGAATACTACCACTGGCGGTTTCTGGGATGATCCTATATCAGCGAAGATGAATCCAACACCAAAACACTCCGCTAAACAATTGGCAACCATCAAAGCCCCTGTAAATACCGTTCAGCAACCTCAACAAccacaacaacagcagcagcaacaaaataacaaacccaccaaaagtaaaaacaaaaaagaaggGGAATTGGTCAAGAAAATCTTCGAACAAAATACTGCCAAGCCAGACGACTTCACTCAGTGGTGTAACAAAGCCTTGGGCGGCCTTCAGGCGTCTGTTGATA TTCCGACATTCGTTGGCTTCTTACGAGACATCGAGTCAGCTTACGAGGTGAAGGAATACGTTAGATTGTACCTGGGTGACAATAAGCAGTGCAGCGAATTTGCGAAACAATTTCTCGAGAAGCGTAGCAAGTGGAGATCTGCTCAACGTCCTCATCCTCAAGCTGATGATCTCTGCAAGCCTGCTCCTGCTGTCAACCCTAACGCGACAGCGACCGAATTTCAGGAAGTCAAG GGAAAAGCAAAAAAgccaaaaaaaggaaaaatgtaCAAAGTGGACAGCACGATCCTTGGTTTTAGCGTCACTGCTGCACCGGATCGCATCAATGTTGGTGATCGCGACTACGGAGAGGGCGTTTGA
- the LOC124303928 gene encoding GRB10-interacting GYF protein 2-like isoform X5 — translation MTESMRFGPEWLRNLSGDGCNTSGGGGGPSILTTPRYQLAEHRYGREEMLALFDRNYKAPEPLASFPALYIIQAQQPLALTPMTEEEARSWNSGLTNNGGRGRGGSVDRGGRGRGGRGGIYPTHYSRGAIFDEPGDGPRIEPQPFPGRTRPFDRSQSERGWSERNGGPEPGDWNGSTSPRKELGRGGGGGSFVEGNWRRQRAGEDDDGWRVASSNRGEKWVRSSWRDGGGSERGDRLERPDGVEGEEVRSGTRWEHRASHRSSHELSHHPPTRTLRTWEPNHHDNHDNLPEWATENPSESGGSFDASGAFHGGMYSDDDEDGIISAGGNRESRIRHMSEGNNLSNSKPSSKPLPINHGQTPQTSNRRANINASSTGIRERPKSLQPFEDKESPEVQDKRSVSPSKPLPTQSNTPLKGSSPVVNSLPRKVQSATNLDKVSDKNPVMQNTRNSNKIPGDTPLAKEARTDNTINESSVVGNNDKPVLHSGLKKSKSTLGMMSVTNVRQKSEDDLDRMKEEADALVAKLMADEETHKDQRSNVPPSANNPVPGIASATQEKWFYRDPQGEVQGPFLASEMSEWLKAGYFNVNLLVRRACDERYSMLGDLIKMWGRIPFIPGPPVPPLKVTEPVAIPVPVAIPGALPKAGMEDPSVLYQYQQMCLLQNQLLFRHVRSAVINKLSQSEQWTSMSPADQNQLILQHMLQQPEMAEISPMTVNPFVPTLTAQPANPIMQLFTQMQQAKTQSENHLPPTMHPTTPTHPGTIDTVQQLMQQMRGIQNLHGIQQPSMTPTPASTPEDNPIKSLLRQLNVNGHPQATQIESVWPHPPPPQIAPPQFGNPNWQSQMGPIPAMPPGQLPNSLWDLHTKEMKTEQQILEEQKLKIQEEKKKAQLKKQEELKRQADEESAKRKQDEEAEKARLAEEAAKRTEEERKKKEEEKKRKEEEKRKQEEELKKKEEKKRKEEERKREEKRKQDEENNRKKQEEEKRKREEAKRQEEKQRKEKEKRKKLEEEQKREEEERIKKEEEARRKTEAEEQAKRAEQRRREAEALRKLQERSKAPWAQTPHAPAPSSHASLAEIQRLEREKKAEELRVQQLMQQQMAQQRTAEVAQDAAMAEISKGLQLKWAEKAAPVSKPVVKSLAQIQQEEQERLAKQQERERQEKAAQKEPVVPLQSAGIWGTAAQSLNWNSATNANNQAWSNSTNTTTGGFWDDPISAKMNPTPKHSAKQLATIKAPVNTVQQPQQPQQQQQQQNNKPTKSKNKKEGELVKKIFEQNTAKPDDFTQWCNKALGGLQASVDIPTFVGFLRDIESAYEVKEYVRLYLGDNKQCSEFAKQFLEKRSKWRSAQRPHPQADDLCKPAPAVNPNATATEFQEVKGKAKKPKKGKMYKVDSTILGFSVTAAPDRINVGDRDYGEGV, via the exons ATGACGGAATCAATGAGATTTGGTCCAGAGTG GTTGCGCAACTTGTCAGGAGACGGTTGCAATACCAgcggaggagggggagggccTAGTATCCTGACCACCCCTCGTTACCAGCTAGCTGAGCATAGATACGGTCGAGAAGAGATGCTAGCTCTGTTTGACCGGAATTATAAAGCACCCGAACCACTCGCTTCTTTTCCTGCCCTCTACATTATACAAGCTCAACAACCTCTGGCACTCACACCAATGACAGAAGAAGAGGCG CGCTCCTGGAATAGTGGTTTAACAAACAATGGGGGCAGAGGGAGAGGGGGCAGCGTTGATCGTGGAGGACGGGGCAGAGGTGGGAGAGGTGGCATTTATCCGACTCATTACTCCCGAGGAGCCATCTTTGACGAGCCAGGCGATGGACCGAGAATTGAGCCACAACCTTTTCCG GGGAGAACTAGACCGTTCGACAGATCACAGAGTGAACGAGGTTGGTCGGAGAGAAATGGCGGACCTGAACCTGGAGATTGGAATGGTTCTACTAGTCCCAGAAAAGAATTGGGACGAGGTGGAGGCGGCGGGTCATTCGTGGAAGGGAACTGGCGACGGCAGCGTGCTGGCGAAGACGACGATGGATGGAGAGTGGCTTCTAGTAATCGTGGTGAAAAATGGG TTAGAAGCAGTTGGCGTGATGGCGGTGGCTCGGAGAGGGGCGATCGACTGGAACGACCTGATGGCGTGGAGGGAGAAGAGGTGAGAAGTGGTACACGTTGGGAGCACAGGGCTAGCCACAGGTCCTCTCACGAATTATCTCATCATCCACCGACTCGAACTCTTCGGACTTGGGAACCTAACCATCACGACAACCATGACAACCTACCTGAGTG GGCAACGGAGAATCCTAGCGAGAGCGGCGGAAGCTTCGACGCGTCGGGAGCATTTCACGGAGGGATGTATTCggacgacgacgaagacggAATAATTAGCGCTGGGGGTAATCGAGAATCGAGGATCCGTCACATGTCAGAAGGAAATAATTTAAGCAATTCTAAACCATCCTCAAAACCCTTGCCTATTAACCACGGACAAACTCCCCAAACTTCCAATCGTCGTGCTAACATAAATGCCAGTAGTACTGGGATTAGAGAGCGACCAAAATCCCTTCAACCTTTTGAGGACAAAGAGAGTCCTGAGGTGCAGGATAAACGTAGCGTATCACCCTCAAAACCACTGCCTACTCAAAGTAATACTCCGTTGAAGGGTTCATCGCCTGTGGTTAACTCGTTACCAAGAAAAGTTCAAAGTGCCACCAATTTAGACAAAGTTTCGGACAAGAATCCAGTTATGCAAAATACACGAAACTCTAACAAAATTCCTGGGGATACACCACTGGCCAAAGAGGCTAGAACGGACAATACGATAAACGAATCATCCGTTGTGGGTAACAATGACAAGCCAGTCTTACATTCCGGTTTAAAAAAGAGTAAAAGTACTTTAGGAATGATGTCTGTCACTAATGTTAGACAAAAGTCTGAGGACGATTTAGATAGGATGAAGGAAGAGGCAGACGCGTTAGTGGCTAAACTAATGGCTGATGAAGAAACCCACAAAGATCAACGATCCAATGTTCCACCTTCGGCGAACAACCCAGTTCCCGGTATCGCGTCGGCCACTCAAGAGAAATGGTTCTACCGAGACCCTCAAGGTGAAGTTCAGGGACCATTTTTGGCTAGCGAAATGTCGGAATGGTTAAAAGCTGGATACTTTAACGTTAATCTACTTGTAAGAAGAGCCTGCGACGAAAGGTATTCCATGCTCGGTGATCTCATCAAAATGTGGGGCAGAATACCATTCATACCTGGTCCACCCGTACCTCCTTTAAAG GTAACGGAACCAGTCGCAATTCCAGTACCCGTCGCAATTCCTGGTGCCCTTCCGAAAGCTGGAATGGAGGATCCGTCGGTCCTGTATCAGTACCAACAAATGTGTTTGCTTCAAAATCAACTGCTTTTTCGACACGTGCGCTCAGCAGTTATAAACAAGCTGTCACAGTCTGAACAATGGACTTCCATGAGTCCTGCAGACCAAAACCAATTAATACTCCAACACATGCTGCAGCAACCTGAGATGGCAGAAATATCCCCAATGACTGTTAATCCATTTGTACCTACGCTCACTGCCCAACCAGCAAATCCCATAATGCAATTATTCACACAGATGCAACAG GCAAAAACTCAATCTGAGAATCACCTCCCGCCAACTATGCATCCGACGACGCCAACCCATCCCGGAACGATAGACACCGTCCAACAACTTATGCAACAAATGAGAGGCATACAAAATTTACACGGCATTCAGCAGCCCAGCATGACACCTACCCCTGCCAGCACGCCTGAAGATAATCCCATCAAATCGTTGCTGCGACAGCTCAATGTTAATGGACACCCACAAGCCACACAAATCGAGTCTGTCTGGCCTCATCCccccccaccgcaaatagcACCACCTCAATTTGGCAATCCGAATTGGCAATCCCAG ATGGGCCCTATTCCTGCCATGCCCCCTGGCCAATTGCCTAATTCACTTTGGGATCTACATACTAAAGAAATGAAGACTGAACAACAGATACTA GAGGAGCAAAAACTTAAAATacaagaggagaaaaagaaagcgCAACTCAAGAAACAGGAAGAATTGAAAAGACAAGCGGATGAAGAAAGTGCTAAGAGGAAACAAGACGAGGAGGCAGAGAAAGCAAGATTGGCTGAAGAGGCGGCAAAGCGTACggaagaggagagaaaaaagaaagaagaagagaagaaacgaAAGGAGGAAGAGAAGCGCAAGCAAGAGGAGGAActgaagaagaaggaggagaaaaagcgcaaagaggaggagagaaagcgggaggaaaagagaaaacaagATGAGGAAAATAACCGTAAGAAACAggaggaagagaagagaaagagggaaGAGGCTAAGAGACAAGAAGAGAAACAGagaaaggagaaagagaagagaaaaaagttggaagaagaacaaaaacgtgaagaagaagaacgaaTTAA GAAAGAGGAGGAGGCCCGCAGAAAGACAGAAGCCGAAGAGCAAGCAAAGCGAGCCGAGCAACGGAGGCGGGAAGCAGAGGCACTTAGAAAATTGCAAGAGCGCAGCAAGGCTCCTTGGGCTCAGACTCCTCACGCTCCAGCTCCATCTTCTCACGCGTCACTTGCTGAGATACAAAGGCTTGAACGAGAAAAGAAGGCT GAAGAATTAAGGGTACAGCAACTGATGCAACAACAAATGGCCCAGCAAAGAACTGCAGAAGTGGCCCAGGATGCAGCAATGGCAGAAATATCGAAAGGTCTGCAACTGAAATGGGCAGAAAAAGCAGCTCCGGTCTCAAAGCCAGTGGTAAAAAGTTTAGCGCAGATTCAACAAGAAGAGCAAGAGCGTCTCGCCAAG CAGCAAGAAAGGGAAAGACAGGAAAAGGCTGCGCAAAAGGAACCGGTAGTGCCACTACAAAGCGCCGGTATCTGGGGCACTGCTGCCCAGTCTTTGAACTGGAACAGTGCTACGAACGCTAACAACCAGGCCTGGTCTAATAGCACGAATACTACCACTGGCGGTTTCTGGGATGATCCTATATCAGCGAAGATGAATCCAACACCAAAACACTCCGCTAAACAATTGGCAACCATCAAAGCCCCTGTAAATACCGTTCAGCAACCTCAACAAccacaacaacagcagcagcaacaaaataacaaacccaccaaaagtaaaaacaaaaaagaaggGGAATTGGTCAAGAAAATCTTCGAACAAAATACTGCCAAGCCAGACGACTTCACTCAGTGGTGTAACAAAGCCTTGGGCGGCCTTCAGGCGTCTGTTGATA TTCCGACATTCGTTGGCTTCTTACGAGACATCGAGTCAGCTTACGAGGTGAAGGAATACGTTAGATTGTACCTGGGTGACAATAAGCAGTGCAGCGAATTTGCGAAACAATTTCTCGAGAAGCGTAGCAAGTGGAGATCTGCTCAACGTCCTCATCCTCAAGCTGATGATCTCTGCAAGCCTGCTCCTGCTGTCAACCCTAACGCGACAGCGACCGAATTTCAGGAAGTCAAG GGAAAAGCAAAAAAgccaaaaaaaggaaaaatgtaCAAAGTGGACAGCACGATCCTTGGTTTTAGCGTCACTGCTGCACCGGATCGCATCAATGTTGGTGATCGCGACTACGGAGAGGGCGTTTGA